One Actinomadura viridis genomic region harbors:
- a CDS encoding acetate--CoA ligase family protein translates to MTNRPGPQVPDLRPLLSPASVAVIGGTSRETGLGARTLRHLREAGFGGEVLTPGPRDGLDRDVDVALLGVPAGAAQEVLDRIDGRATFAVVYASGFEETGGGSLTTTRGTLILGPNTVGLYHAPDHAVLTFAQAFDGLVDCRHGSGAFLVSQSGAFGARIVTAAARYGFHLDGFIGSGNEVHLDACTLARGVLAAADPRVLLLYLEGIRDAGTLQALLADAESRGVPVVCLLGGLSEAGSTAAASHTAAVSTDTAVTRELFEAYGATLAGSDRELVLAGLGLSLMGRAAGRRTGIVTGSGGAGVVAADLLSGLGLEVPVLSAALRERLMAHLPSIASPRNPVDVTAQTIGDDATLEKVCTTLRESGEVDLVVVIGRENQAAAAGAHAAAAPPTVVATLDREPADVRPRIEAGEVVLPDLDSACRVLASCAPPRSSAGTGLRPVAAGTGSLGSDPTASESLRLVADAGVEVAGWGAATTAAEVTAHGEALGWPVVLKSDVAAGVHKARAGGVRLDVTAATAHEVATELLASGVPLIVARQLRASMELFAGVRRDPQWGPVVSAGLGGAHVELLDRTVAMPAALGAGHFARRLAAELFGRVPGRYDGLAAGLAAVAFALAGLADRTGAALVECNPLGVVDGRIVALDARVVR, encoded by the coding sequence ATGACGAACCGGCCCGGCCCGCAGGTCCCCGACCTGCGGCCCCTGCTCTCCCCTGCCAGCGTCGCCGTCATCGGCGGGACGTCGCGGGAGACCGGCCTCGGCGCCCGCACCCTGCGGCACCTGCGCGAGGCGGGGTTCGGCGGCGAGGTGCTGACGCCCGGCCCGCGGGACGGTCTCGACCGGGACGTGGACGTCGCGCTGCTCGGCGTGCCGGCCGGGGCCGCCCAGGAGGTGCTCGACCGGATCGACGGGCGTGCCACGTTCGCGGTCGTGTACGCCTCCGGCTTCGAGGAGACCGGCGGCGGCTCGCTGACCACCACCCGGGGCACCTTGATCCTGGGCCCGAACACCGTCGGGCTCTACCACGCACCCGACCACGCAGTGCTGACCTTCGCCCAGGCCTTCGACGGGCTCGTCGACTGCCGCCACGGGAGCGGCGCCTTCCTCGTCTCCCAGAGCGGAGCCTTCGGTGCCCGCATCGTCACGGCGGCCGCCCGATACGGCTTCCACCTCGACGGCTTCATCGGCAGCGGCAACGAGGTCCACCTGGACGCCTGCACCCTGGCCCGAGGTGTACTCGCCGCGGCCGATCCCCGGGTCCTGCTGCTGTACCTGGAAGGGATCCGCGACGCGGGCACCCTGCAGGCCCTGCTGGCCGACGCGGAGAGCCGCGGCGTCCCGGTCGTGTGCCTGCTCGGCGGCCTCTCCGAGGCGGGCTCCACCGCGGCCGCCTCCCACACCGCGGCGGTGAGCACGGACACTGCGGTGACCCGGGAGCTGTTCGAGGCGTACGGCGCCACGCTCGCCGGCTCCGACCGCGAGCTCGTGCTCGCCGGGCTGGGCCTCTCCCTGATGGGCCGCGCGGCCGGGCGCCGCACCGGCATCGTGACGGGCTCCGGCGGAGCCGGCGTCGTCGCCGCCGACCTGCTCAGCGGCCTCGGCCTCGAGGTCCCCGTCCTCAGCGCCGCCCTCCGGGAGCGCCTGATGGCGCACCTGCCGAGCATCGCCTCTCCGCGCAACCCCGTCGACGTGACCGCCCAGACGATCGGCGACGACGCGACGCTCGAGAAGGTCTGCACGACGCTGCGTGAGAGCGGCGAGGTCGATCTCGTCGTCGTGATCGGCCGCGAGAACCAGGCCGCCGCCGCGGGCGCGCACGCCGCCGCCGCGCCGCCCACGGTCGTCGCCACGCTCGACCGGGAGCCGGCCGACGTCAGACCGCGCATCGAGGCCGGCGAGGTCGTCCTCCCCGACCTCGACTCGGCGTGCCGGGTCCTCGCGTCCTGCGCGCCGCCGAGGTCGAGCGCCGGCACCGGCCTCCGGCCGGTCGCCGCCGGCACCGGCTCCCTCGGCTCCGACCCGACCGCGTCCGAGAGCCTCCGGCTCGTCGCCGACGCCGGCGTGGAGGTGGCCGGCTGGGGCGCCGCGACCACGGCCGCCGAGGTGACGGCCCACGGCGAGGCTCTCGGCTGGCCGGTCGTCCTCAAGTCCGACGTCGCGGCCGGCGTCCACAAGGCGCGCGCCGGCGGAGTCCGGCTCGACGTCACCGCGGCCACCGCTCACGAGGTCGCCACCGAGCTCCTGGCGAGCGGTGTCCCGCTCATCGTGGCGCGCCAGCTCCGTGCGTCGATGGAGCTGTTCGCCGGCGTCCGGCGCGACCCCCAGTGGGGGCCGGTCGTCTCGGCGGGCCTCGGCGGCGCCCACGTCGAGCTGCTGGATCGTACGGTCGCCATGCCCGCGGCCCTCGGGGCCGGGCACTTCGCCCGGCGGCTCGCCGCCGAGCTGTTCGGCCGCGTGCCGGGACGCTACGACGGGCTGGCGGCGGGGCTCGCCGCGGTGGCGTTCGCCCTCGCCGGCCTCGCCGACCGCACCGGTGCCGCGCTCGTCGAGTGCAACCCGCTCGGGGTCGTCGACGGCCGGATCGTCGCCCTCGACGCCAGGGTGGTGCGATGA
- a CDS encoding enoyl-CoA hydratase/isomerase family protein has product MTERHVTVERQGRVGLVFLDRPDRRNSYTPLMALQLQDALVAFDADPEVSVIVVSGRGEHFGVGADLDMNWRDERTHGVETLTEPEKAPWNLSTPIIAAINGDAIGVSLTWAMQADIRVVADSARLAFSFNRVGIMPDRGSTWLLPRLAGFGVAMDLLLTGRTIDGTEFERRGLATHVAAPADVLEVAVELATDMAERCAPVSMTATKRLMYEFLESTDRVAAYNRERRVLTWIRTCGETLRGIAAFKEKRAPEWGTTKHTRVPAELR; this is encoded by the coding sequence ATGACCGAACGTCACGTCACCGTCGAGCGGCAGGGCCGCGTCGGCCTGGTCTTCCTGGACCGCCCGGACCGGCGCAACTCCTACACTCCGCTGATGGCCCTCCAGCTCCAGGACGCGCTGGTCGCCTTCGACGCGGACCCGGAGGTGTCGGTGATCGTGGTCAGCGGGCGCGGCGAGCACTTCGGCGTCGGCGCGGACCTCGACATGAACTGGCGCGACGAGAGGACCCACGGCGTCGAGACCCTCACCGAGCCGGAGAAGGCGCCATGGAACCTGAGCACGCCGATCATCGCGGCCATCAACGGTGACGCCATCGGCGTGAGCCTCACCTGGGCGATGCAGGCCGACATCCGCGTCGTGGCCGACTCGGCCCGCCTGGCCTTCTCGTTCAACCGGGTCGGCATCATGCCCGACCGCGGCTCGACCTGGCTCCTCCCCCGGCTGGCGGGCTTCGGCGTCGCGATGGACCTGCTGCTGACCGGCCGCACGATCGACGGCACCGAGTTCGAGCGTCGCGGCCTGGCGACCCACGTCGCCGCACCGGCGGACGTGCTCGAGGTCGCCGTCGAGCTCGCGACCGACATGGCCGAGCGCTGCGCGCCGGTGTCGATGACCGCGACCAAGCGGCTCATGTACGAGTTCCTGGAGTCGACCGACCGGGTCGCGGCGTACAACCGCGAGCGCCGCGTCCTGACCTGGATCCGCACCTGCGGCGAGACCCTGCGAGGCATCGCGGCCTTCAAGGAGAAGCGCGCGCCCGAGTGGGGCACCACCAAGCACACCCGTGTCCCGGCCGAGCTCCGATGA
- a CDS encoding LysR family transcriptional regulator has translation MDLRTLRYFVAVVDEGGMTQAARVLFVSQPSLSLAMRRLEEELGVRLFDRSGRGAVPTADGARLAGLARQMIAEADGARERVRQVTDLEVGRLVVATSTTLAVHPLTPIIAALRGLHPGLEVHVRDASTAAGAFGAVRSGEAELAVVDVLPPDAGWGWCDLGAEEIVLVASPEFAAGPAEPVARARVADLDLGVVPSDLDSASAAATAVASMAGRVRAQCAHRAMLWELVRDGTVATFVGRETARAVMPWASLRSLDPPLWRDAHLVWREQALSPAGAALVAIARDRDEPPGDR, from the coding sequence ATGGACCTCCGGACGCTGCGCTACTTCGTCGCGGTCGTCGACGAGGGCGGCATGACCCAGGCCGCACGCGTACTGTTCGTGAGCCAGCCGTCGCTCTCCCTGGCGATGCGCCGGCTCGAGGAGGAGCTCGGCGTCCGGCTCTTCGACCGGTCCGGGCGGGGCGCCGTTCCCACGGCCGACGGCGCCCGGCTGGCCGGCCTGGCGCGCCAGATGATCGCCGAGGCCGACGGCGCCAGGGAACGGGTCCGGCAGGTGACCGACCTCGAGGTCGGCCGGCTGGTCGTCGCGACGTCGACCACGCTCGCGGTGCATCCGCTGACCCCGATCATCGCGGCGCTTCGCGGGCTGCATCCCGGACTCGAGGTCCACGTCCGGGACGCGAGCACCGCGGCCGGAGCCTTCGGCGCGGTGCGCTCGGGCGAGGCCGAGCTGGCCGTGGTCGACGTCCTGCCGCCGGACGCGGGATGGGGCTGGTGCGACCTCGGTGCCGAGGAGATCGTGCTGGTGGCGAGCCCGGAGTTCGCCGCGGGGCCGGCGGAGCCGGTCGCGCGGGCACGGGTCGCGGACCTCGACCTCGGGGTGGTTCCCTCGGACCTGGACTCCGCGAGCGCCGCCGCGACGGCCGTGGCGTCGATGGCGGGCCGGGTCCGGGCCCAGTGCGCCCACCGGGCGATGCTGTGGGAGCTGGTCAGGGACGGGACGGTCGCGACGTTCGTCGGCCGGGAGACGGCGAGGGCCGTCATGCCCTGGGCGTCGCTCCGCTCGCTCGACCCGCCGCTGTGGCGGGACGCCCACCTGGTCTGGCGCGAGCAGGCGCTGTCACCCGCCGGCGCCGCCCTCGTCGCGATCGCCCGCGATCGCGACGAACCCCCGGGCGACCGGTGA
- a CDS encoding LysR family transcriptional regulator: MELHQLRAFLSVRDTGSATAAAARLGVQQSTVSAAIRALEQELGAQLFHRVGRGMSPTPAGHALVGPARRILRDCEQAVETLAAAGQGGRLELAALSTVVSGPFSALVSAWLRAAPGRAVRVHDLDREDATAEVLTGGTAEIVCTRLPVSPPVDDALTVLPIGSWEWQVAFPPRSGAVPEGAVTMRELSAVPTVLVAAGRNSALERATTRTPLSAAVVADQREARTSLMLAGVGATIVGPRLAVEAAAAGAHVRPMDPPFTQSVGLVFDPVRLSPVARGFVAIAGDRDEGGAGG; the protein is encoded by the coding sequence GTGGAACTCCACCAGCTGCGAGCCTTCCTGAGCGTCCGCGACACCGGCAGCGCGACGGCCGCCGCCGCACGGCTCGGCGTCCAGCAGTCGACGGTGTCGGCCGCGATCCGCGCCCTGGAGCAGGAGCTCGGAGCACAGCTGTTCCACCGCGTCGGCCGCGGGATGTCACCGACGCCGGCGGGCCACGCCCTGGTCGGGCCGGCGCGCCGGATCCTCCGCGACTGCGAGCAGGCAGTGGAGACCCTGGCCGCGGCCGGCCAGGGCGGCCGGCTGGAGCTCGCGGCCCTGTCGACCGTGGTCAGCGGCCCGTTCTCGGCGCTCGTCTCGGCGTGGCTCCGCGCCGCGCCGGGGCGGGCGGTCCGGGTGCACGACCTCGACCGCGAGGACGCGACGGCCGAGGTCCTGACCGGAGGCACCGCAGAGATCGTCTGCACCCGGCTGCCCGTGTCCCCGCCGGTGGACGACGCGCTGACGGTGCTGCCGATCGGCTCGTGGGAGTGGCAGGTCGCCTTCCCCCCGCGATCCGGAGCCGTCCCGGAAGGCGCGGTGACGATGCGGGAGCTGTCCGCCGTACCGACCGTGCTCGTCGCGGCGGGCCGCAACTCGGCCCTCGAGCGGGCCACGACCCGGACTCCCCTGTCGGCCGCCGTGGTCGCGGACCAGCGCGAGGCCCGCACCTCGCTGATGCTGGCCGGGGTGGGCGCCACGATCGTCGGCCCCCGGCTCGCCGTGGAGGCGGCGGCCGCCGGGGCGCACGTGCGGCCGATGGACCCGCCGTTCACCCAGTCGGTCGGGCTGGTCTTCGACCCGGTCCGCCTCTCACCGGTCGCCCGGGGGTTCGTCGCGATCGCGGGCGATCGCGACGAGGGCGGCGCCGGCGGGTGA
- a CDS encoding crotonase/enoyl-CoA hydratase family protein: MSDARDTAPSPATTGAREAPEVLVDDREGVLVITLNRPRAKNAMTLPMARLIAAALDRLDDDPALRLAVITGTGGSFCAGMDLKGFLRGERPSIPGRGFGGVTAAPPRKPLIAAVEGWALAGGFELVLACDLVVAASTARFGIPEVKRGLVAAAGGLHRLPDRLPEVVAMELALTGDPVGAERLHALGLVGTLTDTGGALDAALALARTIAANGPLAVAASKRIIVESRAWPHEERFTRQQPYVDEVFASNDAREGARAFAEKRPADWTGS; this comes from the coding sequence GTGAGCGACGCCCGTGACACCGCGCCCTCGCCCGCGACGACCGGCGCACGCGAAGCACCCGAGGTGCTCGTCGATGACCGGGAGGGCGTGCTCGTCATCACCCTCAACCGGCCGCGGGCGAAGAACGCCATGACCCTGCCCATGGCGCGGCTCATCGCGGCCGCCCTCGACCGGCTCGACGACGATCCGGCCCTGCGTCTCGCAGTGATCACCGGCACCGGAGGCAGCTTCTGCGCGGGCATGGACCTCAAGGGCTTCCTCCGCGGCGAGCGGCCGAGCATCCCAGGACGCGGCTTCGGCGGAGTGACGGCGGCACCGCCCCGCAAGCCGCTCATCGCCGCCGTGGAGGGATGGGCGCTGGCCGGCGGCTTCGAGCTCGTGCTCGCCTGCGACCTGGTCGTCGCGGCGTCGACGGCGCGGTTCGGCATCCCCGAGGTGAAGCGCGGGCTGGTCGCCGCGGCCGGTGGCCTGCACCGCCTGCCGGACCGGCTGCCCGAGGTCGTCGCCATGGAACTGGCGCTGACCGGCGACCCGGTGGGTGCCGAGCGGCTGCACGCCCTCGGCCTGGTCGGCACGCTGACGGACACGGGAGGCGCGCTCGACGCCGCCCTGGCCCTCGCCCGAACGATCGCCGCCAACGGGCCGCTGGCGGTCGCCGCGAGCAAGCGGATCATCGTCGAGTCCCGCGCCTGGCCGCACGAGGAGCGGTTCACCCGTCAGCAGCCGTACGTCGACGAGGTGTTCGCCTCGAACGACGCCCGAGAAGGCGCACGCGCCTTCGCCGAGAAGCGGCCGGCCGACTGGACCGGCAGCTGA
- a CDS encoding ABC transporter substrate-binding protein, whose protein sequence is MSSPLAVFAPLLLGIETGAFGKAGIDIEIQKIPSAESLPLVARGQLDAQMTSLSSAHFNTLKDGVDVRWIVPMDNQQEIPAGTPVPGYWSRKDVVGSATSPDLSKLKGAKVSTPTGGTGVSGLILDNALGKAGLGIKDVKLSAPLVGPDALNGLANRAVSAAWISAPLEVEAAKNPDLVPIAGYAPGVTGTAVMAGRTLLDRPEVAVKFIQVLSKVTAQYLKGDYRKNAEAVRLLAAAEKVDKSTIENSALLAFNPSFSMQGTEKFADDLQAFALKRGELEYDKPLDSADLIDTRFTEAAAGCDSVVQ, encoded by the coding sequence ATGAGCTCCCCGCTCGCCGTGTTCGCGCCGCTCCTGCTCGGCATCGAGACCGGGGCGTTCGGCAAGGCCGGCATCGACATCGAGATTCAGAAGATCCCGAGCGCCGAATCGCTGCCGCTGGTCGCCCGTGGTCAGCTCGACGCGCAGATGACCTCGCTGAGCTCGGCCCACTTCAACACCCTGAAGGACGGGGTGGACGTTCGTTGGATCGTTCCGATGGACAACCAGCAGGAGATCCCGGCCGGTACCCCGGTACCCGGCTACTGGTCGCGCAAGGACGTCGTCGGTAGTGCCACCTCCCCCGACCTCTCCAAGCTCAAGGGCGCCAAGGTCAGCACTCCCACCGGTGGCACCGGCGTGAGCGGCCTGATCCTCGACAACGCGCTGGGCAAGGCGGGTCTGGGCATCAAGGACGTCAAGCTCTCCGCGCCACTGGTCGGCCCCGACGCGCTGAACGGCCTCGCGAACCGTGCGGTCTCGGCCGCCTGGATCTCCGCTCCCCTCGAGGTCGAGGCCGCCAAGAACCCCGACCTCGTCCCGATCGCGGGCTACGCGCCGGGCGTGACCGGCACCGCCGTCATGGCCGGCCGGACGCTCCTCGATCGGCCCGAGGTCGCCGTCAAGTTCATCCAGGTGCTCAGCAAGGTCACCGCGCAGTACCTCAAGGGCGACTACCGCAAGAACGCCGAGGCGGTGCGCCTGCTCGCGGCCGCCGAGAAGGTCGACAAGTCCACGATCGAGAACTCGGCCCTCCTCGCCTTCAACCCGTCGTTCTCGATGCAGGGGACGGAGAAGTTCGCGGACGACCTGCAGGCGTTCGCCCTCAAGCGCGGCGAGCTGGAGTACGACAAGCCGCTCGACTCCGCGGACCTCATCGACACCCGGTTCACCGAGGCCGCGGCCGGCTGCGACTCCGTCGTCCAATGA
- a CDS encoding sugar kinase, with translation MTPGVEEISGAPEVVTCGEAMLLLLAEPGVPLARARRFTGSVAGAESNVAIGLARLGHSVRWIGSVGADPAGDTVLSTMRAEGVDTSRVTVHPTAPTGLLLRDSHATRGIDVQYHRAGSAASTLAPESVHAPLSSGTRLLHLTGITAMLSDSTHRLTRYLIDAARDRGVMISFDPNVRHKLGTPDRWRAVVGPLLTRADLVLAGADELELLTGQDAERAVHTLRDGGVDGVVVKYPDKSAVLTNAAGTRTQPAFPVSVTDPVGAGDAFAAGLLSALLRGVPPGRALAEAATVAALVVQSTTDIDGLPTPAQRDRAFAHLVDHAESVHR, from the coding sequence ATGACACCGGGCGTGGAAGAGATCTCCGGGGCGCCCGAGGTCGTGACCTGTGGCGAGGCGATGCTGCTGTTGCTGGCCGAGCCGGGGGTGCCGCTGGCCCGGGCGCGCCGGTTCACGGGCTCGGTCGCGGGGGCCGAGAGCAATGTCGCGATCGGGCTGGCCCGGCTCGGCCACTCGGTGCGCTGGATCGGTTCGGTGGGGGCGGACCCGGCGGGGGACACGGTGCTGAGCACGATGCGCGCCGAAGGTGTCGACACCTCCCGGGTCACCGTGCACCCGACGGCCCCCACCGGCCTGCTGCTGCGCGACAGCCACGCGACGCGCGGCATCGACGTGCAGTATCACCGTGCCGGCTCGGCCGCGTCGACGCTCGCGCCGGAGTCGGTCCACGCACCCCTGTCCTCCGGTACCAGGCTGCTCCACCTCACCGGCATCACCGCCATGCTCTCCGACTCGACCCACCGGCTGACCAGGTACCTGATCGACGCGGCGCGCGACCGGGGAGTGATGATCTCGTTCGACCCCAACGTCCGCCACAAGCTCGGCACCCCGGATCGCTGGCGCGCCGTCGTGGGACCGCTCCTCACCCGGGCCGATCTGGTCCTGGCCGGGGCCGACGAGTTGGAGCTGCTGACGGGACAGGACGCGGAACGCGCGGTGCACACGTTGCGCGACGGCGGCGTCGATGGCGTGGTGGTCAAGTACCCCGACAAGTCGGCGGTGCTGACGAACGCCGCCGGCACCCGTACGCAGCCCGCGTTCCCGGTGTCCGTGACGGATCCGGTGGGCGCGGGCGACGCGTTCGCGGCCGGACTGCTCTCCGCGCTTCTGCGCGGGGTCCCGCCCGGCCGCGCGCTGGCGGAGGCGGCGACCGTCGCGGCGCTGGTCGTCCAGTCCACCACCGACATCGACGGCCTGCCCACGCCCGCCCAGCGGGATCGGGCGTTCGCGCACCTCGTCGACCATGCCGAGTCCGTACACCGCTGA
- a CDS encoding bifunctional 4-hydroxy-2-oxoglutarate aldolase/2-dehydro-3-deoxy-phosphogluconate aldolase has product MYPWEVMHGIARQRVLGIIRSDGVEGAVRAAETAIGAGIHTVEVSLTTPGALAAIERLAAAHPAVRVGAGTVLDEAAARAAVAAGARFLVSPSLHRGVVRTAHRYGIAVIPGAATPTEWVRAMEMGADAVKLFPASAYSPAALRDMLAALPQVPVVPTGGVSLTSAPGWIAAGAVACGIGSALTAAGADAAVADLLDRLAAAR; this is encoded by the coding sequence ATGTATCCCTGGGAGGTCATGCACGGCATCGCGCGGCAGCGGGTGCTGGGGATCATCCGCTCGGACGGCGTCGAGGGCGCCGTCCGAGCGGCCGAGACCGCCATAGGCGCCGGCATCCACACCGTCGAGGTGTCGCTGACCACGCCTGGCGCGCTGGCGGCCATCGAGCGGCTCGCGGCGGCCCACCCCGCCGTCCGCGTCGGTGCCGGCACGGTTCTGGACGAGGCCGCCGCGCGGGCGGCGGTCGCGGCGGGCGCCCGGTTCCTGGTCTCGCCGTCACTGCACCGTGGCGTGGTCCGCACGGCCCACCGGTACGGGATCGCGGTGATCCCGGGAGCCGCGACACCGACGGAGTGGGTCCGCGCGATGGAGATGGGCGCCGATGCCGTCAAGCTGTTCCCGGCGTCCGCCTACTCGCCGGCAGCACTGCGCGACATGCTCGCCGCGCTGCCGCAGGTGCCCGTCGTGCCCACCGGCGGGGTGAGCCTGACGAGCGCTCCCGGCTGGATCGCGGCCGGAGCGGTCGCCTGTGGAATCGGCTCGGCGCTGACCGCGGCGGGCGCCGATGCGGCCGTCGCCGATCTGCTGGATCGGTTGGCCGCGGCACGCTGA
- a CDS encoding alkaline phosphatase D family protein codes for MKSDNPNSDRPSAESLLAAKWARRRFLTVTGAAAGLALTAGVPMAAPATATRTRDYPFTLGIASGDPLPDGVVIWTRLAPDPLEPFGGMQYGTKVPVRWEVAEDERFRKVVRRGTAYAVSEFAYSVHVDVRGLRPSAEYHYRFMAGSDVSPVGRTKTAPAVGARLSALNFAFVSCQHRVVGHYTAYQHMLQEDLDVVFHLGDYIYEGPDQGTLGRGHYPVRTLATLDDFRIRLAQYKTDPHLQGAHAAFPWIVTLDDHEVLSDWVSKYSYYHPQESFEQFLVRRANAFRAYWEHMPLRLSQLPKGPDMPLHRRFGFGDLAEFSVLDTRQYRDDQLHNGGNAPPDEQTRDPARQMIGAQQERWLFDGLADSGATWNVLAQQVFFSQLDLDLDDAKERYVMDAWDGYEAQRNRIVDYMHDRRIANPVVLTGDVHANNACEIKKNFDDPDSATVGVELVGTSISSSGDGADTDPGRDALASQLPHIKYYNVQRGYVRCQVTPDLWRTDFKVVPYVSRPGAPIRTDATLVVENGRPGLQFG; via the coding sequence TTGAAAAGCGACAACCCGAATTCGGACCGACCCTCCGCGGAGAGCCTGCTGGCGGCGAAATGGGCACGCAGGCGCTTCCTGACGGTGACGGGGGCGGCGGCCGGCCTGGCTCTCACCGCCGGGGTGCCCATGGCCGCCCCGGCGACCGCCACGCGCACCCGCGACTACCCGTTCACGCTCGGGATCGCATCCGGCGATCCCCTACCCGACGGGGTGGTGATCTGGACCCGGCTCGCCCCCGACCCGCTGGAGCCGTTCGGCGGCATGCAGTACGGCACGAAGGTTCCGGTGCGATGGGAGGTGGCCGAGGACGAACGGTTCCGCAAGGTGGTGCGCCGGGGAACCGCCTACGCCGTCTCCGAGTTCGCGTACTCCGTCCACGTCGACGTACGCGGCCTGCGGCCGTCGGCCGAGTATCACTACCGCTTCATGGCCGGATCGGACGTCTCACCGGTGGGACGCACCAAGACCGCGCCGGCAGTGGGGGCGCGGCTCTCCGCCCTGAACTTCGCCTTCGTCTCCTGCCAGCATCGGGTCGTCGGTCACTACACCGCCTACCAGCACATGCTCCAGGAGGACCTGGACGTCGTCTTCCACCTCGGCGACTACATCTACGAGGGCCCCGACCAGGGCACCCTCGGCCGGGGACACTACCCGGTCCGGACCCTCGCGACCCTGGACGACTTCCGGATCCGGCTCGCGCAGTACAAGACGGACCCGCACCTGCAGGGCGCGCACGCCGCGTTCCCGTGGATCGTGACGCTCGACGACCACGAAGTGCTCAGCGACTGGGTGTCCAAGTACTCCTACTACCACCCGCAGGAGAGCTTCGAGCAGTTCCTGGTACGCCGGGCCAACGCCTTCCGCGCCTACTGGGAGCACATGCCCCTGCGGCTCTCGCAACTGCCCAAGGGGCCGGACATGCCCCTGCACCGCCGGTTCGGCTTCGGTGATCTGGCCGAGTTCAGCGTCCTGGACACCCGCCAGTACCGCGACGACCAGCTCCACAACGGCGGCAACGCGCCGCCGGACGAGCAGACCCGCGACCCCGCCCGCCAGATGATCGGCGCGCAGCAGGAGCGCTGGCTGTTCGACGGCCTCGCCGACTCGGGCGCCACCTGGAACGTCCTCGCCCAGCAGGTCTTCTTCTCCCAGCTCGACCTCGACCTGGACGACGCCAAAGAGCGGTACGTCATGGACGCCTGGGACGGCTACGAGGCCCAACGCAACCGGATCGTGGACTACATGCACGACCGGAGGATCGCCAACCCGGTCGTGCTCACCGGCGACGTGCACGCCAACAACGCGTGCGAGATCAAGAAGAACTTCGACGACCCCGACTCCGCCACCGTCGGCGTCGAACTCGTGGGGACGTCCATCAGCAGTTCGGGTGACGGGGCCGACACCGATCCCGGCAGGGACGCCCTGGCCTCCCAGCTGCCGCACATCAAGTACTACAACGTCCAGCGCGGGTATGTCCGCTGCCAGGTGACGCCCGACCTGTGGCGTACCGACTTCAAGGTGGTCCCGTACGTCAGCCGTCCGGGAGCGCCCATCCGGACCGACGCCACCCTGGTCGTGGAGAACGGACGGCCGGGGCTGCAGTTCGGATGA
- a CDS encoding discoidin domain-containing protein translates to MFHHADTTTMRRVAAALLVAAPLVAVASSGQFATADAAGRKAPPVGLSASPQRLDLLPRPCMPTLLTVEFHNRTTEPTYATAFIRASAPLRVSDKAVTTYVPADYDATAPVQVSVPGDTPPGEYLIHLNAERERTTVPVVVSAPPDDPGRNLALGQETTASSVGGLLDPCGAVDGNRTYTLLGYNRPATAWADATPNEFPDRLQTTLAAPAKVGRVDLHTHADKRFALRDWDVQALTGAGWQTVAQVRGHTAGRYSSSFTPITASAVRINMLATNGYAFSTIVELEVYGQ, encoded by the coding sequence GTGTTCCACCATGCCGACACGACCACCATGAGGCGCGTGGCCGCCGCGCTGCTCGTCGCGGCGCCGCTGGTCGCGGTCGCGTCCAGCGGCCAGTTCGCCACGGCGGACGCCGCGGGGCGGAAGGCCCCGCCGGTAGGGCTCTCGGCGTCGCCGCAGCGCCTGGACCTGCTGCCACGCCCATGCATGCCGACCCTGCTGACCGTCGAATTCCACAACCGGACCACCGAGCCCACCTACGCCACCGCCTTCATCCGCGCCTCGGCTCCGCTGCGGGTCTCCGACAAGGCCGTCACCACGTACGTTCCCGCGGACTACGACGCCACCGCGCCCGTCCAGGTCTCCGTACCCGGTGACACGCCGCCGGGCGAGTACCTGATCCATCTGAACGCAGAACGCGAGCGGACCACCGTCCCGGTCGTCGTGTCGGCGCCGCCCGACGACCCCGGCCGCAACCTCGCCCTCGGCCAGGAGACCACCGCCTCGTCCGTCGGCGGGCTGCTGGACCCCTGCGGCGCCGTCGACGGCAACCGCACCTACACCCTGCTGGGTTACAACCGGCCGGCCACGGCCTGGGCCGACGCCACCCCCAACGAGTTCCCCGACCGGCTGCAGACCACCCTCGCCGCACCGGCCAAGGTCGGCAGGGTCGACCTGCACACCCATGCCGACAAGCGGTTCGCCCTCCGGGACTGGGACGTCCAAGCACTGACCGGCGCTGGCTGGCAGACCGTCGCGCAGGTGCGGGGACACACGGCCGGCCGCTACAGCTCCAGCTTCACGCCCATCACCGCGAGCGCCGTACGCATCAACATGCTGGCCACCAACGGATACGCCTTCTCCACCATCGTGGAGCTAGAGGTGTACGGACAGTAA